A stretch of the Nematostella vectensis chromosome 1, jaNemVect1.1, whole genome shotgun sequence genome encodes the following:
- the LOC125568720 gene encoding beta-1,3-galactosyltransferase 6-like gives MKPQFFVVICVFKVASITYFYLSGDYRTQTWLRDIPSPGLTNVLSNRTNHKGERAENSNSSADFIKKIKVTVFIGIITAPKRIDRRTAIRETWLTTLDHYPEIGMGFFTDGLGLSKDETFDLQQERAKYGDVEFLPLKGGVRFTHRLLWMMFLALEKYDFKFILKADDDYFVCLEHLNFDIRSRLQEKFLVWGWLHCERGSQWTDEGLIIFGRDFVDEIVKRNQTLQCHPFGDQAIGLWINALARDGLEVTFFADNKRLVHLNSLDSEPYVKNSDLCTRLLGIHQAYPARMREYWSLVKTNWFHVSFAEVPREPFKSYCPYPRKFEWRYFASSWRHEPSPCWGSKDVWSYLEKFKYFSGRQGSRK, from the coding sequence ATGAAGCCTCAGTTCTTTGTGGTTATATGTGTATTTAAAGTGGCTTCTATCACCTACTTTTACCTGAGTGGTGATTACAGAACGCAAACATGGCTGAGAGATATACCGTCGCCTGGATTGACAAATGTACTTTCCAATAGGACTAACCACAAGGGGGAACGAGCAGAGAACTCAAACTCGAGTGCGgattttattaaaaagatAAAGGTAACGGTTTTTATTGGGATAATCACAGCACCTAAACGTATAGACCGGCGGACAGCTATCAGAGAAACTTGGTTAACAACACTCGATCACTACCCGGAGATAGGGATGGGTTTTTTTACGGATGGACTTGGACTAAGTAAGGATGAAACCTTTGACCTGCAACAAGAGCGAGCGAAGTATGGCGACGTGGAATTTCTACCCCTAAAAGGTGGAGTGCGATTTACACATCGCTTATTGTGGATGATGTTTTTGGCTCTTGAAAAATATGATTTTAAATTCATTCTTAAAGCTGACGacgattattttgtttgtttggagCATTTGAACTTCGATATCCGCTCCAGACTGCAAGAAAAGTTCTTAGTCTGGGGGTGGTTACACTGTGAGCGCGGTTCCCAGTGGACTGACGAAGGCCTCATCATATTCGGCCGAGATTTTGTCGATGAAATCGTCAAACGAAATCAAACATTACAGTGCCACCCGTTCGGGGACCAAGCAATTGGCTTATGGATAAACGCCCTGGCGCGAGATGGATTAGAAGTGACGTTTTTTGCTGACAACAAAAGGCTGGTTCATTTAAATTCACTCGATTCAGAACCATACGTAAAAAACAGCGATCTCTGCACAAGGCTGCTGGGGATCCACCAGGCGTACCCTGCACGAATGAGAGAGTACTGGAGTTTAGTGAAGACAAACTGGTTTCACGTCAGCTTCGCCGAGGTTCCTAGGGAACCTTTTAAGTCTTATTGTCCATATCCAAGAAAGTTTGAATGGAGGTACTTTGCGTCATCGTGGCGTCATGAGCCGAGCCCTTGCTGGGGAAGTAAGGACGTTTGGTCGTACTTGGAGAAATTCAAATATTTCTCAGGACGACAAGGAAGTAGAAAGTGA
- the LOC125563034 gene encoding uncharacterized protein LOC125563034 — translation MAATQVLSSVRKSYWIIKGGAAVRGVLSKSIKFSFAAARGHAKIRPRAAAKETRSDPYQAETKSSKEIWLRIALSNNASCTHELTTDSFLQAFSRFVSRRGPPEKVFSDNGTNFKGAEADLRAALKTWNKARIVDALRKNGVQWQLNPPKASHAGGI, via the exons ATGGCTGCGACCCAAGTGTTGTCCAGCGTGCGCAAGAGTTATTGGATCATCAAAGGTGGCGCGGCAGTACGAGGAGTATTAAGCAAAAGCATCAAGT tctcctttgcagccgCCCGAGGTCACGCAAAAATCCGACCTCGGGcggctgcaaaggagactaGGTCCGATCCTTATCAAGCAGAAACGAAGTCAAGTAAAGAGATATGGCTGCGTATTGCCCTGTCTAACAATGCGAGCTGCACACACGAACTCACTACTGATTCATTCCTTCAAGCGTTTTCCCGCTTCGTAAGCCGGCGAGGCCCACCTGAAAAAGTCTTCAGTGACAACGGTACGAATTTCAAAGGCGCTGAGGCAGACCTCAGAGCTGCACTAAAGACTTGGAACAAAGCCCGAATAGTAGATGCGCTACGCAAGAACGGAGTTCAGTGGCAGTTAAACCCTCCAAAAGCAAGCCATGCGGGAGGAATCTAG
- the LOC125563036 gene encoding uncharacterized protein K02A2.6-like, with translation MSDLLAPAKPGEKSYADLCSLVKSHFNPKPSESVQRHKFNNRFRLSGENVSDFVAALRNMAEYCNFGGSLENMLRDRLVSGINNERIQRRLLSEENLTFKKAYDIASSMETTAQHMADLQSAPSTLSSTSASVKKVSSSPLPRSKSENKECYRCGKNHHPSKCRFKEATCHYCKKKGHIVAKCLKKAKKSSETTKPNSNHHPKQGKPAIHVLDTDKEIEDEDIYPLFAVSQGNRQNPYVVDVELNGLKVQMELDTGASLSVIGEDIFDQLKNIEGSSLNLQDTKLTLKTYTGETIPVLGKLVVEVKYKDFFEHLPVIVVQGKVPSLFGRDWLQHVKLSWPEIFLVQAVSPDVSDLLKKHENLFKEGLGTIQGVKAKIYVDPQAKPKYFKPRTLEYARRQKVERELDRLLEEGTIRPVQFSEWATPIVPIVKSDESIRICGDFKVTLNQVSKLDNYPIPKTEDLLAQLGGGVQFTKLDLSQAYQQLELDEESKKYTTITTHKGLFEYNRLCYGIASAPGIFQRTMENLLQGIPNVVVRIDDILIAGKTSADHLKSLTEVLSRLDKAGVRLKRSKCIFQAPEVTYLGHRIDKDGIHPLDEKIKAIQESPRPSNLKELQAFLGMLNYYACYIPNITTILSPLHQLLVKDTPWNWSEAHEKSWNQAKSTLHSSQLLVHYSLERELTLVCDASPYGLGCVISHVMDDGTERPISYASRTLSPAEKNYSQLDKEAAAIMFGVRKFHSYLYGRSFTIYTDHKPLLGLLQSTKQIPTSASPRILRWAVFLSGYSYTLVYREGQKNGNADGLSRLPLPNETRNVPVPGDIMFVMNHLEVNTPVKVKDIERWTSKDPILSAVRHQVMSGWPNSNDRIEFKPYSYRKHQLSCQDGCLLWGSRVVIPPQGRVKLLQELHDGHPGMVRMKMLARSYFWWPGLDADIEQKVKDCTSCQSNAKAPSTAPLHPWEWPSRPWSRIHIDYAGPFEGHMFLVIGDAYSKWIEVFKTNSSTAAVTIQKLRECFSVHGLPDIIVSDNATAFIGEEFALFMSENGIKHITSAPKHPASNGFAERYVRTFKETMKKMGGEKENLDTKLSRFLLSYRTTPHATTGKTPGELLMNRKLKTRLDLVNPLSQDTIRTRVEDKQLAQKKQHDNLVPLREFQVNDPVFVKNFSYGPKWLCDSFYWPQQASIF, from the coding sequence ATGTCTGATCTGCTGGCCCCAGCGAAACCTGGAGAGAAATCTTATGCTGACTTGTGCTCCTTGGTAAAGAGCCATTTCAACCCAAAACCGAGTGAAAGCGTGCAACGGCACAAGTTCAATAACCGTTTCAGATTGAGCGGGGAGAACGTGTCTGACTTTGTAGCGGCTCTACGAAACATGGCAGAATACTGCAATTTTGGTGGCAGTCTGGAAAATATGCTGCGTGATCGTCTGGTGTCTGGAATTAACAATGAAAGAATCCAAAGGCGTTTGCTATCAGAAGAGAACTTAACTTTCAAAAAAGCTTACGACATTGCTTCGTCTATGGAAACGACCGCACAGCACATGGCCGATCTTCAATCTGCTCCTTCTACGTTAAGTTCAACGTCTGCATCTGTAAAAAAGGTCAGTTCTTCGCCCTTACCGCGTtctaaaagcgaaaataaagagtGTTATCGTTGTGGAAAAAATCACCACCCGTCAAAATGTCGTTTCAAGGAGGCCACGTGCCATTATTGTAAAAAGAAAGGACATATTGTTGCCAAATGtctcaaaaaagcaaaaaagtcgTCCGAGACAAccaagccaaattcaaaccaccATCCAAAACAAGGGAAACCAGCAATTCATGTCCTGGATActgataaagaaatagaagatGAAGATATATATCCATTGTTTGCTGTCAGTCAAGGCAACCGCCAAAATCCGTATGTAGTAGATGTTGAATTAAATGGTCTTAAAGTTCAAATGGAACTGGACACTGGTGCATCACTTTCAGTAATCGGAGAGGACATTTTTGATCAATTGAAGAACATTGAGGGTTCATCTCTCAATCTGCAAGATACCAAGCTAACCTTGAAAACATACACCGGGGAGACAATTCCAGTTTTAGGAAAGCTTGTAGTGGAAGTCAAGTACAAGGACTTCTTTGAACACTTGCCAGTTATAGTTGTACAAGGCAAGGTGCCCAGTCTCTTTGGACGAGATTGGTTACAACATGTTAAGTTGTCATGGCCAGAGATTTTCCTAGTTCAAGCTGTATCCCCTGATGTGTCTGACCTGCTAAAGAAACATGAAAATTTATTCAAGGAAGGACTAGGGACAATTCAAGGAGTGAAAGCAAAGATATACGTTGATCCTCAAGCCAAACCCAAGTACTTCAAACCTCGCACGTTAGAATATGCACGACGTCAGAAGGTAGAGAGAGAATTGGACCGTTTGTTAGAAGAAGGAACAATTCGTCCAGTTCAATTTTCGGAATGGGCAACACCCATTGTGCCCATTGTCAAATCTGATGAGTCTATACGCATTTGTGGAGACTTCAAAGTTACTTTGAACCAAGTTAGCAAACTTGACAATTACCCAATTCCTAAAACAGAGGATCTGCTAGCTCAACTGGGAGGTGGAGTGCAGTTTACAAAACTAGATCTGAGTCAAGCTTATCAACAACTTGAGTTAGATGAAGAATCAAAGAAgtacaccactatcaccactcATAAAGGCCTATTTGAGtacaatagactgtgctaCGGCATTGCCTCAGCCCCTGGGATTTTCCAACGCACAATGGAAAATTTACTGCAGGGTATTCCGAATGTTGTAGTACGAATAGATGATATTCTCATTGCCGGGAAGACATCAGCAGATCATCTCAAAAGTCTAACAGAAGTCCTGTCACGTCTGGACAAAGCTGGCGTCCGTCTTAAACGTTCGAAGTGCATTTTTCAAGCACCTGAAGTCACTTACCTGGGACACCGCATAGACAAAGATGGTATCCACCCCCTTGACGAGAAAATCAAAGCAATTCAAGAGTCACCGAGACCTTCTAATCTGAAAGAACTGCAAGCCTTTTTAGGCATGCTTAACTATTACGCTTGTTACATACCTAACATCACTACAATACTATCTCCTTTACATCAGCTGTTAGTCAAAGACACACCTTGGAACTGGAGTGAAGCACATGAAAAATCTTGGAACCAAGCCAAGTCCACACTTCACTCTTCACAACTTCTAGTGCATTACAGCTTGGAAAGAGAGTTAACCCTTGTTTGTGACGCATCACCATATGGTCTTGGTTGTGTTATTTCACATGTGATGGATGATGGGACTGAACGTCCTATTTCATATGCCTCACGTACTCTGTCCCCAGCCGAAAAGAACTATTCACAGCTCGACAAAGAGGCAGCAGCCATCATGTTCGGGGTGAGGAAGTTCCACTCATACTTATATGGACGGAGTTTTACCATCTACACTGATCACAAACCCCTGCTGGGTCTGCTACAGTCAACTAAACAAATACCGACCTCAGCCTCACCACGCATATTGAGGTGGGCGGTATTCCTGTCAGGCTACTCATACACTTTAGTATATCGAGAAGGCCAGAAAAATGGTAATGCCGATGGCCTGAGCCGGCTGCCATTGCCAAATGAAACCAGAAATGTTCCAGTGCCTGGAGACATTATGTTTGTAATGAATCATCTTGAAGTCAACACACCCGTTAAAGTCAAGGACATTGAGCGTTGGACCTCAAAAGATCCTATTCTTAGTGCAGTACGACACCAAGTAATGTCCGGTTGGCCCAATTCAAATGATCGCATTGAGTTCAAGCCCTACTCTTATAGAAAGCACCAACTTAGCTGTCAGGATGGCTGTCTACTCTGGGGCTCTCGCGTAGTCATTCCTCCTCAAGGAAGAGTCAAGCTTCTCCAGGAACTACATGATGGACATCCTGGAATGGTTCGCATGAAAATGTTAGCCCGAAGCTATTTCTGGTGGCCTGGCCTGGACGCGGATATTGAGCAAAAGGTGAAAGATTGCACAAGCTGCCAGAGTAATGCTAAGGCACCTTCTACTGCACCCCTACATCCGTGGGAGTGGCCGTCTAGACCTTGGTCTCGCATACATATTGACTATGCAGGACCTTTCGAAGGACACATGTTCCTGGTGATCGGTGATGCCTATAGTAAGTGGATCGAGGTATTCAAGACAAACTCCAGTACTGCTGCAGTAACCATCCAGAAGTTAAGAGAATGCTTCTCAGTACATGGACTGCCTGATATCATTGTATCTGATAATGCAACTGCCTTCATAGGTGAAGAATTTGCCCTTTTTATGTCTGAGAATGGCATAAAACACATCACTTCAGCACCTAAACACCCAGCATCCAATGGATTTGCTGAAAGATATGTTCGCACTTTCAAGGAAACAATGAAGAAGATGGGAGGggaaaaggaaaacttagACACGAAGTTAAGCAGATTTCTACTAAGCTATCGTACCACACCTCATGCAACCACTGGTAAAACACCTGGTGAGCTATTAATGAACCGGAAGCTGAAGACGCGCTTGGACCTGGTAAACCCCCTTAGTCAGGACACAATTCGCACTCGGGTAGAAGATAAACAGCTCGCACAGAAGAAACAACACGACAATCTAGTGCCACTCAGAGAATTTCAAGTGAATGACCCAGTATTTGTCAAGAATTTTTCATATGGTCCAAAGTGGTTATGTGATAGTTTTTACTGGCCTCAGCAAGCAAGTATCTTTTAG